The Chryseobacterium aureum genome contains a region encoding:
- a CDS encoding C-type lectin-like domain-containing protein yields the protein MKNFSLPLAVLLSGIIYSQVGINNTAPQATMDITAKTTDGSKPEGLIAPRLTGDQIRSGNSSYSAPQTGTLIYATTADSSPAGKTINITAPGYYYFDGTVWQKMDNSGSTGSGSSSTFSASILGYDPVKSSNRTVPPTFSGVSVTEVGCKKNTGNGHVYCAYNLGAALNFYNTFSLAKAIGGYVVTMTSDAERIWVNNNILATGTGYNLNSNIWIGYNKVAYPGNPTQFVWITGEDWVIDWTTSPNSTPQNWFNAGEPNNSGGNEGSCHIWTTASFANRKWNDINGTTTNSNGPFNQTIVEFNEE from the coding sequence ATGAAAAATTTTTCTTTACCTCTGGCAGTTTTACTATCTGGAATAATCTATTCTCAGGTTGGAATTAACAATACTGCACCTCAGGCAACTATGGATATTACTGCTAAAACTACTGATGGATCTAAACCCGAAGGTTTAATTGCACCAAGATTAACAGGAGATCAGATAAGATCAGGAAATAGTTCATATTCAGCTCCACAAACAGGAACTTTAATTTATGCAACGACTGCTGACTCTTCCCCCGCAGGTAAAACGATTAATATTACAGCACCCGGCTATTATTACTTTGATGGTACTGTATGGCAAAAAATGGATAATTCTGGTTCTACAGGCTCTGGATCATCATCAACATTCAGCGCATCTATTCTGGGATATGACCCTGTAAAATCTTCAAATCGCACTGTTCCTCCAACATTTTCCGGAGTTTCAGTAACCGAAGTAGGGTGTAAGAAAAATACAGGCAATGGGCATGTATACTGTGCATATAACCTGGGAGCAGCGTTGAACTTTTATAATACCTTTTCTCTGGCAAAGGCTATAGGAGGTTATGTAGTGACAATGACTTCTGATGCAGAAAGAATTTGGGTAAATAATAACATACTGGCTACTGGCACCGGATATAACCTTAACAGTAATATCTGGATAGGATATAACAAGGTCGCATATCCGGGCAACCCAACACAATTTGTGTGGATTACGGGAGAGGACTGGGTAATAGACTGGACTACCTCACCCAATTCTACTCCTCAAAATTGGTTTAATGCCGGAGAACCTAATAACAGCGGAGGAAATGAGGGTTCATGTCATATATGGACTACGGCTTCATTTGCCAACAGAAAATGGAATGATATCAACGGAACTACTACCAATTCAAATGGTCCTTTTAATCAGACTATTGTTGAATTTAATGAAGAGTAA
- a CDS encoding IS3 family transposase (programmed frameshift), producing MKQGRKIYDPAFKKQAVQLSYERSNISELARELGIEVTMLYKWRKDYQEFGEKSFPGKGNLKQTPEQEKIHELEKRLRDAELERDILKKGNRHFFQERSMKYEFIKNHESLFPIEKMCSVLKVSYSSYYKWKARPLSNRERRKREIKKQITSIYFASKQRYGSPRITVELDSSGFKTSRITVAKYMKELGLRSKLSRKFRVTTDSKHNYLIAENILNRNFLVGSPSQAWVSDITYLQTKDGFLYLTAIIDLFDRKVIGWSLSTGMSTTETSLAAWKMAVKNRKADSKLIFHSDRGVQYASKKFTNTLAFYGVKRSMSRKGNCWDNAVAESFFKSLKTELIYGNKLITREQMELEIFEYIEIWYNKKRRHSTLNYQTIEEFNNQNKIYKNVA from the exons ATGAAACAAGGGCGAAAAATCTATGATCCGGCTTTTAAAAAACAAGCAGTTCAATTGAGCTATGAGCGATCTAATATTTCGGAACTGGCAAGAGAGCTGGGTATTGAAGTAACGATGCTTTACAAATGGAGAAAAGATTATCAGGAATTCGGAGAAAAGAGTTTTCCTGGGAAGGGTAATCTCAAACAAACTCCAGAGCAGGAAAAAATTCATGAATTAGAAAAAAGACTTAGAGATGCAGAGCTTGAGCGTGATATATTAAAAAAAG GCAATCGCCATTTTTTCCAAGAGCGGTCGATGAAATACGAGTTCATTAAGAATCATGAATCTTTATTTCCGATTGAAAAAATGTGCAGTGTTTTAAAAGTAAGCTACAGTAGTTATTATAAATGGAAAGCAAGACCTCTTTCTAATAGAGAGAGACGAAAAAGAGAGATAAAAAAACAAATAACATCTATTTATTTTGCATCAAAGCAACGCTATGGAAGTCCCAGAATTACTGTAGAATTAGACTCATCAGGTTTTAAGACCTCCAGAATAACGGTTGCAAAATATATGAAAGAGCTTGGTTTAAGAAGTAAATTAAGCAGAAAATTTAGAGTAACAACAGATTCAAAACACAATTATTTGATTGCAGAGAACATCCTGAATAGAAACTTTTTGGTTGGCAGTCCATCCCAAGCTTGGGTCTCTGACATCACTTATCTCCAAACCAAAGATGGATTTTTATACCTGACAGCAATTATAGATTTGTTTGATCGAAAAGTAATTGGTTGGAGCTTAAGTACTGGGATGAGTACCACGGAGACAAGTTTAGCTGCCTGGAAAATGGCTGTCAAAAATAGAAAAGCGGACAGTAAATTAATTTTTCACTCAGACAGAGGTGTTCAGTATGCAAGTAAAAAATTCACAAATACTCTTGCTTTTTATGGAGTAAAAAGGAGTATGAGCAGAAAAGGGAATTGTTGGGATAACGCAGTGGCTGAAAGCTTCTTCAAGTCATTGAAAACAGAACTAATTTACGGAAACAAGCTTATCACAAGAGAACAGATGGAACTTGAAATTTTTGAATATATTGAAATATGGTACAATAAAAAAAGAAGGCACAGTACCCTGAATTATCAAACAATAGAAGAATTTAACAATCAAAATAAAATTTACAAAAATGTAGCTTAA
- a CDS encoding helix-turn-helix domain-containing protein, whose amino-acid sequence MKKKYEIIIKNIKEKIHHSVDSIQESEDEQDIIVAISEETVQSILFYLKQFEREKKFNEKKVNLSYLANYANTNIRYLNEVLKKHKKKSFSKYINGLRIKYITKLLYKEPKYREYKITYLAELCGFSSRQVFTSVFRKETGLTTSYFIKQLKSDRDTPDKISN is encoded by the coding sequence ATGAAAAAAAAATATGAAATTATTATCAAAAATATTAAAGAAAAAATACATCATTCTGTTGATTCAATCCAAGAATCTGAAGATGAACAGGATATCATTGTAGCTATTTCTGAGGAAACAGTACAATCTATTTTATTTTATCTTAAACAATTTGAAAGAGAAAAAAAATTTAACGAAAAAAAGGTAAACCTCTCTTACCTTGCTAATTATGCCAATACCAACATAAGATATTTAAATGAGGTTCTTAAAAAGCATAAGAAAAAATCATTCAGTAAATATATCAATGGGCTGCGTATAAAATACATCACTAAACTTCTTTATAAGGAACCGAAATACAGAGAATATAAGATTACCTATCTGGCTGAGTTATGCGGATTTTCTTCCAGGCAGGTATTCACATCTGTTTTCAGAAAAGAAACAGGGCTCACTACTTCGTATTTTATTAAACAGCTCAAAAGTGATCGTGATACGCCTGATAAAATTTCCAATTAG